The nucleotide sequence TGTCATGACCGATCCAACATGAAACATGACCCAGGTCAAGTGTAATAAGTTCTGATCAGCTATCTATAGAACAGAGGTTATATGTGGCCTTTCTGGGAATTAAAACCACAGCCTTGGAGTGGCTAGCCCATTTCCTCCAAATGTAATTTGTCAGTCTCCGCATCTCCATTTGTTTAACCCTTCTCTCTTTGTGATGTGTGCATGATATGACAACATTCGTTTTCAGTCCCCAGATTTGCCACATCTGGAGATCTGACGCACATCTTCCTTGACATCACTGTCATGTGGCTCATGTATGCAACATGGCCAGTTGTGGATTAATTTGTCATGCTATAAACGCCTGAGTCTTTGCGGtttgaaaatgtttaaaaaaggtagaTGAACAGTTGGAATCCAAAGCAGAGGCATTCAGCCTACTGTTTAATTAGACTAAGCCATATAAGCCTTATATTGCAATATCATACAGAACAAAGAGGATTAAGGATTTAAGATTGGTAACGGACGTTAAGCCATTGTTGAACCAATACACAGTGGTTCCATGTCACTGGAGGCCTGCCTGCGCACAAAGCCGATGACAATCAAAACACAGAAGAGGAAGTAGTAGACCAACTAAAACATGTTTAATCTAATATTTTCCCCACttcctttctcacacacacaaatgcacacacgcaagcacgcacacacacacacacacacacgcaatattATGGAAAAAATGTGAGTTTTCTAAAATGAAATATTTGGCTGAAGATTATAATAATTTCAGCAATAAATCATGTTAGATTATAATTTTGATACAAGGCGTCTCAAACTATAGGTACATTCTCATGATCTTCCTTTCTCATTAGGATAAAATAATATAAGCAAGTGTAAAGTGTGATCGATCTACCTGCTTACATATTTTGTCTACAAGTGTCTAAAAGAGGCACACTATCATATTTTGATATCATGATAATCTGATTGATAAAAGTTCATTCATAGGTGCTTTTGTAAACCATAGAATATGCCATGCCAATGCATTCCTGACACAGCATAGTGCTAGCAGTGTAGAGTGCATGTTTCAGCCCCATGGACAGCAGTGCCTGGGTTTGGGGGTTCAGCAATGAGGTAGACCTGAGGTCCACTCAAACCCATCTGACAGAAGTTGTAATCAATACCATTTtagatatttatttttttaaattgactgAAAACTACATCAAAttatgagggtgcagtgagatacccgatgggttggatgatacttttctcgtcaatcatcttgaaaaaacttctggaaatcaaccaatcctctgtcgttaacacaatggaaaggtcaaatgctgtattatctaaatgttgaaagtgcgtgggcgacggagagaaacaaaatggtgcagtttgaggccatgtggcggagAGTGATATGGGCGCTGGAGATGGGTGTGTGAGCAGGTgtgtctgggcaggggtgatgtggATGTTTGTGTGCATCGGTatgttgttgtttgtatgtgtatcttttgtattgtttaaaaaaatacagaaataaaatcTTTACATTGTGACACCTCTGTCAAACACGACCAAGCAATTGCAGTCATTTGTAATCACTTAGGATAGGCTACTCATCAAAAGTAGACTACACCGATGTTCTCACTCTCATTCCTTATTGACGACAGTGTGATGAATGATTCATGTTTAGAATCTAAAACTCCCAGTGCCCCACACAGCTCTATCAGCTTTGCAATCTGGGTTTATGACATCACTTTTACTCTGAACTAAGATGTCCCATCTTTTTTTTTATCTAGAAGGGACATAAAATATTAATTAAAGTACAGAAAAGAACGGGTTGTACAAAGTTTCTGGAATTATTATGCTTTGGCCTACATACCTTAGCTACATCACTGAATATTAAATTAATTCTTAACTTTGAAAGCAGGGGAAAATATGATTCAGTAGTCATATTAAACCATCAatgacaatatatatattttgcttttGTTTAATACATCCTATTCCCTCTGTACATTGTTTCTAATATTCACATATTGGTGCACAACACGAGATATTTTGATATGATATCATCATATTATTTACATATGAAAGTTCATTTTGAAACTAATAGTGATTCAGAGGTGTAGAGCTGAGCGCTGGATACGATGAGCAGTGAAGCACAGTCAATCAGTCATGGCCATCAAAGTGACCCTTCTTTTCAAGTGGCATTAGTGCGTTTTGAAGTCCGGCAAACGATTTTCTTAAACGCCTTACGGAAATCCCTGTTGAAAATGGTATATATGATAGGGTTCACGGAGCTGTTGCAGTAACCAATCCAGAAGAAGGTGTTGAAGAGCGCACCGGGGATGTAGCAGCTCTCCCTGCAGATTGCGTGCAGGCTATATGTGAAGAAGAAGGGGAACCAGCAGAGCACAAACACCCCCATCACCACGGCCAGCACGAACGTGAATCGCTTCTCACGCATCTGGGCCACTTTGGTCTTGGACGAGGTCACCGCAAGGTGCTGCCGCTGGGCCGCCAGGGCCGGGTTGGCTGCGTTTTTAGGGTCTTGGAAAAGCTGCGTGGCGCGCGCCGAGGCCCAAGATAGGCGGCAGTTCTGGCGTGGGCAGCAGTCCGAGCCCTCCACCTTCATTCGCTTGGAGAAGCGGTGGTTACCGGGTTTGTTGTCCGATGCACAGCAGCTCTCCTCCAGGTCAATATCATCCAGCTCCTCCTGCCTGTGGTGGTCCTCGGAGCTCTGGCTACTGGGGCTCTCTATCTCCATCCGCTCCTTCCTCACGAAGCACGTCTCTGACTGGGAGGGCTGCCTCTCCAGGCCATTCTTAGCCACGAACACCGTGGAAGAGCGCTGCTTGGCGACTTTATAGATCTTACAGTAGACTAGGATCATGATGAGGCCCGGGGCAAAGAAGGACACGAGGCAAGAGGACAGGATGTACCAGGTTTCGTTGTTTAACAGACACTCGTGCTCATCATGCTTGGTCATGATAAGAGGCGGAAAGGAGATGACGGCGGAGATGACCCACACCATGGCTATCATGGACTTGATTCGCTTGGGGGTCCGCTTCAGATTATAGCTCACGGCCTTGGTGACGGACCAGTAGCGGTCCAGACTGATGGCGCACAGGTGGACTATAGACGAGGTGCAGAAGAGTACATCCAGTGCCAGATAAAAGGCGCACCAGGGGCTCCCAAAGTACCAGTAACCCATGACCTCATTGGCAAGGGAGAACGGGATGACCAGTGTGGCTACGAGGATGTCCGCGCATGCCAGAGACACCAGGAAAAGGTTCTGGGGCGCGCGGAGAGCCCTGCTGGTGAGCACGGCCACGATGACCAGCACGTTACCAACGATGGTGACCAGAATGATCACGGTGACCAGCAGGATGATGAGCGCAGAGCCCAGCTCCGTGTGGGGGAGAGGTCTCGGTGCGCTCGAGGTGTTGGCATCCTGCAAGGTGTTGTAGGTAACGGTGATAAACTTGGCTACATCCATCATAAACGCATCTTCTAATGGGTTATTTATAGCGTGCACCTTTCCACCCCCAAACAGCTTAACTTGGAAGCATTCAATTGTTGATCAAGTCATTAGTCTTAAAGCATTTAACCAATGGAGACGCGCTGTGCACTAGGTTGTGTGATCGGGTAACAGATATAGCCTAGAGCACATAGGTCAAATACGTGAGGACCCTCAGCGTCCTGGCGAGCTGCCCTCATCTTCAGTTCCATAGAGAAGGGTCCGAAACAGCTCCGTGCTCGGTGACAGCTCCGTGCTCTGTACTCACAGCATATTGAGTAAGTTTTTGCCACTATGAAGTCCAGAATCCAAATGAGTAAGTCTCCATATTAGGGTGATATTCCAGCAGCATCAAAACATTTTGTTTCCGTTATCTCTCTGTCGGTCTCGTGCGCAGTGCTGTATGTTGTtttgttaaacaggtgtcctcgGTGAAGCACAAGAGGCAGCGCGCACTGCGAGATGGAGACACTGCTCGTGGTATATGTGTGCATGCAGGAGTGAAGTGGGTGATATCACTCCTAAGACCAACCCATCGCCAAGCTTagcgagacagaaagagagggagagggagagggagagagagagagagagagagagagagagagagagagagagagaggtctgaccGTCTGAGTTTACTTTGGATAAGGAACAGTTGAAGGGAGACTGCTCCTAGAATTATCTAATTGGTTCTTTATTCAGCTCTCATGCACAGAAAGAAAGCCATTACAGCCCACCTACAGATGGTAATGGAAGTTGATTCATAAACATAAGAATAATTTAACCATCAACTGTTATTAGCATCCATTATTTCATTTTGATAACAAATGGAGAACAGCATGAATGGCATGTTGGTATGCTGGTATGTTGACTTGAGGTGATGTTCATGACTGGAAAGTGAGATCATTTAAGCAGGAAACATTGTGTCTGCTGACTGGATCATATGATGGTATGGTGTGTGAGGTTCAAGGCATAGCAGCTTCAGGGCAAGACAATGGACTATGTTTAGGATCATCATCTACATTAGTAGGAGATTAGAGACAAACAAATAAGGACTATAAAGTTTTTATAATGTCACAGGTTTTTAAAATGCTTTCATAGTGTTCGTTTTCACTACTTGAACTTCAGTCATCATGCAATGCTGAGCTGATAATAAAGAGATGGAAACTGAACCAGTAACTTAGCTATGTTTTAAACAAGGATGTCTCAATTTACAGAGAAAAGCATGCCTAATTTGTCCTATCAGTGATGACATGTTGTGCATTCTacattcacctctctctctttctcccatatTACACAATGAGATGGAAATGAGAgaatacctgtctgtctgttcctctgaCCACATTTGCTGCAGGGGCAGAGTGACGTAACAGCCAGAGTGCTCTGTTCAGCTGTGCTGTGGTAGGGCTGAGGATAAAGCTATTTACCCCATAGAGGCGTGGAGACACGTGGACAAAGCTATGACGGCCACCCAGGGTAACAGGGAAAAGCACGGCTGATTGCAATTCGACAAAACGCAGGTCGGCTCTGAGCACGTTGCTGCAGATCTATGATTGAGTCATTTTAGGTTCGCCACAAATATCCAGGGCACTCCATTTGCTAAATAAACAGGGTGTGCAGACAGgaggtttgagtgtgtgtgtgtgtgtgtgtgtatgttgtcagGGAGGCTCAGTTATAGCTTCCCTCTGCAGGGATACAACCTGCCCCCATCCATCCCTGAGTCTAAGCTGTAGCTTCCAGTGAGTGCTGAGAGGTTCTCCTCACCTAAAGGGTGACTGTCAAAGTGGATCAGAGCGAGGTCTGGTGATGCAGATATGCCCCTAGTGCTCCACCTGTAATACAGACACAGCCCCACCTCAGCTCACCTCTGTTCCAGTTCAGTCATTACCAGGACAACATGCTTTTTGAGATAGCAGAAGAGCAGAAAAACATTTCAGACAACACCAAAACAATTCAGACAACACCAAAACATTTCAGACAACACCAAAACATTTCAGACAACaccaaaacaaaaacatttcagACAACACCAAAACATTTCAGACAACACCAAAACATTTCAGACAACACCAAAGCAATTCAGACAACACCAAAACATTTCAGACAACACCAAAACATTTCAGACAACACCAAAACATTTCAGACAACACCAAAACATTTCACACAACACCAAAACATTTCACACAACACCAGAACATTTTTAACTCATCCAGTTGTAAGGCTATTTTTAACCTTGACGATGTGAAAGACCAGAGGGAGAATTAAGAGCAATTTTATTATTGGTATCATGTAAAGTAAATGTATGTGACTTCAATAAAGGCATTGTAGTTGTGGTTTGAATAATTGTAGACATAACCGGCATCAACTTTTCCCCCCATAAGGTCCTGTACTGTGTTGTCTTCAGTATTCAGGTGCTGGCACAGTCTAGATAAAGAAAAACAGCACTCCCATTTATCAaggtctgatgaaaaaacacatcCTGGACTGACTGGCATTACTTCAGCAATCTCCTCAACAGCACAGAAAAGGTTTAAGCCAGCGTCAGGACAATCATCAACTACACTCAAAAAAATGTGGTTTACAGTAAATATCAGTTTTGACGGGCCACACtggagagggtgaaaagcttcaaccactgctgtacacaccttttctattcatatactgttcatactgtctatacacaccatcatatacatatacagttgaagtcggaagtttacatacaccttagccaaatacatttaaactcagtttttcacaattcctgacatttaatccttgtaaaaattccctgttttaggtcagttaggatcaccgctttatttttagaatgagaaatgtcagaataatagtagagaggatttatttcagcttttatttctttcatcacattcccagtgggtcagaagttcacattcactcaattagattttggtagcattgcctttaaattgtttaacttgggtcaaacgttttgggtagctttccacaagcttcccagaataagttgggtgaattttggcccattcctcctgacagagctggtgtaactaggtcaggtttgtaggcctccttgcttgcacacaatttttcagttctgcccacaaattttctataggattgaggtcagggctttgtgatggccactccaataccttaactttgttgtccttaagctattttgacAAAACTTTTAAAGTAtgcttgtccatttggaagacccatttgcgaccaagctttaacttcctaacttcccctctttacactactgctactctctgttcatcatttttgcatagtcactttaaccatatctacatgtacatactacctcaatcagcctgactaaccggtgtctgtatgtagcctcgctacttttatagcctcgctactgtatatagcctcgctactgtttttcactgtctttttactgttgtttttatttctttaattacctattgttcacctaacacctttctttgcaaggtctacacctgttgtattcggtgcatgtgacaaataacctttgatttgatttgatgtcttgagatgttgcctcaatatatccacataattcccctgcctcatgatgccatctattttgtgaagagcaccagtccctcctgcagcaaagcacccctacaacatgatgctgccacccccgtgcttcacggttgggatggtgttcttcagcttgcacgcct is from Salvelinus namaycush isolate Seneca chromosome 17, SaNama_1.0, whole genome shotgun sequence and encodes:
- the LOC120062396 gene encoding alpha-2Db adrenergic receptor-like encodes the protein MMDVAKFITVTYNTLQDANTSSAPRPLPHTELGSALIILLVTVIILVTIVGNVLVIVAVLTSRALRAPQNLFLVSLACADILVATLVIPFSLANEVMGYWYFGSPWCAFYLALDVLFCTSSIVHLCAISLDRYWSVTKAVSYNLKRTPKRIKSMIAMVWVISAVISFPPLIMTKHDEHECLLNNETWYILSSCLVSFFAPGLIMILVYCKIYKVAKQRSSTVFVAKNGLERQPSQSETCFVRKERMEIESPSSQSSEDHHRQEELDDIDLEESCCASDNKPGNHRFSKRMKVEGSDCCPRQNCRLSWASARATQLFQDPKNAANPALAAQRQHLAVTSSKTKVAQMREKRFTFVLAVVMGVFVLCWFPFFFTYSLHAICRESCYIPGALFNTFFWIGYCNSSVNPIIYTIFNRDFRKAFKKIVCRTSKRTNAT